AACGGTGCTCCCGAACAGGTGCTCGGGGATGTTGCGCTCCGTCTGGGCGCGGTCTCGGGAGGACTTGTGACGCTCTACTACGGGGGAACCCAAGAGGAACGCGACGCGGAGAACCTGACGAATGCGCTTCGCGAGCGCATGCCGAAGGTCGAATTCGAATGGTTTTACGGTGGGCAGCGAACGTCGGAGTACGTGGTGGCATTTGAACGGTAAGGATAGACCCGTCATTGCGGTTGACGCGATGGGTGGGGACAACGCACCTCGCGAGATCGTTGCCGGCGCAATCGCCGCGTATCGCGACGGATTTGCGCGTGTCGTCTTAGTCGGCGACAAAGAGCGTATCCGGCCGTTCTACACAGGCATAAGCGAAGACGAGATCCCGATCGTGCACGCGCCGGAAGTCATACCGATGGACGTAGCGCCATCGCAGGCGATTCGCGGCGCAGAGCATACGAGCTTAGGCGCGGCCGTCGAGCTCGTGCGTGACGACAAAGCCGACGCGATCGTCTCGGCGGGATCGAGCGGCGCATTTCTGGCGATTGCGTTGATACGCTTGCGAACGATTACGGGGATCGCGCGGCCCGCGATCGGTACGATTTTGCCGACGCCGATTCAACCGGTCGTGCTTATCGACGCCGGCGCGAACGTGGATTGCAAACCCGAGTGGTTGATGCAATTCGGGATCATGGGCTCGGCGTACGCGCAGGCCGTGCTCGGCGTGAAGAAGCCGCGCGTAGCGATCGTATCGATCGGCGAAGAGCGTGGCAAAGGGAATGCGCAAGTCCTCGAGGCAGCCGAGCTACTCGAGTCGGCTCCGATTAACTTCATCGGAAATGCGGAAGGCCGCGATGTCTTTTCGGGCCGCGCCGACGTGCTCGTGACGGATGGTTTCGTCGGTAACGTCATGCTCAAGCTCGCAGAGGCAGAAAGTATTGCTCTGCAGGGGGCGATTCGCGACGCATTGCTCTCGAGCGGCCCGGACGTACAGCTCGGTGCACTCTTGACGCGGCGGGCCTTCACGCGTCTCAAGCGCACTCTGCACTATGAGACATATGGCGGGGCGCCATTGCTCGGGTTGCGCGGAAATTGCATCGTGGCACATGGCCGCAGCAGCCGCATCGCAATTCGCAACGCAATTCGAGTCGCCGCGACCGAAGTGCACGAGGACGTCGTCGGGAAGATCGCGAGTCTGGTCGCGCCGCTCGTACAAGCCGCGCGCGCGTAGCTTGCGCGTCGCAGTCGTCACCGACTCGACGGCCGATCTCGAGCCGGAGGCCGCTGCGCATTTGGGCATCGATGTCGTCCCGCTCTTCGTCAACTTCGGTGAGTCGAGCTTTCGCGACGAAATAGACATCACGCGCGACGAATTCTATGCGCGCTTGGGTGCGGGCGACGTGCTACCGACGACGACGCAAGCTTCGACTGCGAGCTACGCCGAATGCTTTGCGCGTCTTGCCGATGCGGGACGAGAGATCGTTTGCGTCTCGATCTCGAGCGCGCTTTCGGGGACGATCAACGCTGCTTACGCGGCCGCCAAGGATGTCTCTTCTGCGGTGATTCACATCGTCGATTCACGTACGGTCTCGGCAGGCCTCATGCTGCTCGTCCGTACCGCCGCAGAACTGGCGGCAGAAGGAAAGACCGGCACGGAGATCGTGCGGAAGATCGAGGAACTGCGCGCGCGTCAGCGGCTGTTTGCGGCGATACCGGACCTATCGCACGCCGTGCGGACCGGACGGGTCTCCAAAGGAATGGCGATGCTAGGCGGGATCATGAAGCTCTCACCCGTGATCACACTCGACGAGAACGGCAAGATTGCAGAATTTGCGCGAGTACGCACATTCGAACGCGCGCTGGAGACACTTGTAGAGGCAACAGTCGTGCACGTCGCTTCCGCCGCCGGCGCGCGCATCGCGATCGTCCATTCGCGCGCATTCCGAACGGCCGAAGCGCTGCGCGACCGCTTACTTGCGAAACTGACGACGCGGCCGGCCCGCTTGGAGATCGTCGAAACAGGACCCGCAATCGCGGTGCACGCCGGTATCGGAGCCGCCGGTATCTTTTCCGTGTTCTAGACGCCGATGGCTTCGATCTACGTCCATCTCCCATTTTGCCCGTACATCTGCCCATACTGCGATTTTGCCAAGTGGCCGTACCGGCGCAGCTCGGCGGAACGTTATCTTTCCGGATTGCACGCTGAGATTGCATCCGCGCCGCCGGTGGTGGCGTCGACATTGTTTTTTGGCGGCGGCACCCCGAACACGATTGCGCCGGAGGCGCTCGTCGAGCTGATCCGGGCGCTGAGTGCGCGATTTGGTCTGGCCGCGGACGCCGAGATCACGCTCGAAGCGAATCCGGATCCGGACTTATGCGAGGCCTTGCTCGATTACCGGCGCGCGGGCGTCAACCGTTTGTCGATCGGCGCGCAATCCTTCGAAAGCGCGGAGCTGCGAACGCTGGGCCGGCAGCATTCGCCGCAAGACGTTACGACGGTAGTGCAGCGCGCCCGGAATGCCGGCTTTGACAATCTTTCACTCGATCTTATGTTTGCGGTTCCGGGTCAAACGCTCGAATCGTGGAAGCGTTCGGTAAACGCTGCGCTCGCGCTCGAGCCGCAACACATCTCGACGTACGCGCTCACGATCGAACCGTCAACACCGTACGAGGAATGGCAGAAGCGGCAGCCTGAGGCCTTCGTGGGCAACGATCTAGAAGCCGAGCAATACCGCTACGCGATCGATCGGCTCGTACAAGCCGGATTTGGGCACTACGAGGTTTCAAATTTCGCGCGCTCCGGATTCCGCTGCCGGCACAACCAGAACTATTGGCTAAACGGTGAGTATCTAGGACTCGGCGTTGGCGCGGCTTCGTATCTGGAGGGGACGCGGTCGGTCCATACCCGCGATCTCGAAGAGTACGTCCGCGCCGCGCTTTCCGGCGACCCGATCCCTGGGAGCTCCGAGCGCCTCGCGGGGGCGGCGCAGATCGGCGAGGCTGCGATGCTTGCGCTGCGTACCTACGAAGGAGTCGATCTGTCCCGTTTCCGCGAACGCTATGGGATTGATTTTCTGTCTTCATACCAGCGTTCGATCCGGGACCTCGAGGGGGCCGGGATGCTCGAAATAACACCGACGCACGTTCGCTTGACGGACGCCGGCAAATTTGTAGCCAACGATGTCTGCGCAGAGTTCATCGCGTAAGCCCGAAGCCGACGTTGCCGGAGCGCTGCTGCGCGTTCTGTTCGCGATCGCTTTTGCAACGGCGGGATTCTTGCTGGGACGCGAGCTGTACGACCGGACGCTTTCGCTCCACGTAGCAGGGGCGCGTTTACAGCTGACGCTGCTGATCGTTTCCCCCGTCGTCGGTGCGCTGGCGGGCGTGCTCTTGACGCCGTACGCGCAGGTCTTTTTCGAGAGCGCGCTATCCGCCACGGAGCGCAGTATCGAACGCCGAGCTCCAAGTGAGATCGCGGGCGGCGTGGTCGGACTCATCGCCGGATTGATCATCGCATTCCTGATCAAGAGTATTCTCTTCGACTACATTCGCTTCGTCGGCCAGGCCGGGATATACGTTGCCGCGGTGCTGTATTTGATCGTGAGCATCTTCGCCGCGTATCTCGGCGCGCGCGTCGGTGCCAAACAGCGTGTCGGCTTAGGGGGCGCCGACGGCGCGAAAGCCGTGCAGAAATTCCCCGCAAAGATCATCGATACGTCGGTGATCGTTGACGGCCGCATCACCGAGATCGTCGAGAGTGGATTTCTCGACCCGCCATATATCGTTCCGCGCTTCGTGCTTCACGAGATTCAATTGATCGCGGATTCGACCGATGGAATGAAACGGTCGCGCGGACGGCGCGCCCTCGACGTGCTCTCCAAATTGCAGGAAATCGTGCCGATCGAGATCAGCGAGATCGACTATCCCGAGGTCGTCGGTGTCGATGCCAAACTGGTTCGAATGGCGCGCGAGACGGGCGGGCGTCTCGTCACCAACGACTACAACTTGAATCGGGTCGCCCACGTCGAAGGCGTAGCAGTGTTGAACATCAACGAGCTGGCGAACGCGGTCAAGCCGATCGTTCTGCCCGGCGAGGAGATGCACGTCGCGATTTTGCGCGAAGGAAAAGAATCACAACAGGGTGTCGGCTATCTCGACGACGGAACGATGATCGTCGTCGAAAATGGACGCCGCTTGATCGGCGAGAGTGCCGACGTCGTGGTTACGAGCGTTCTGCAGACGGTAGCCGGTCGCATGATTTTTGCAAAGACGAAACGGTGAGCTGGGGCGCGGTCATCGTCGCTGCCGGAAGCGGCCAACGTTTCGGACAGCCGAAGCAATTGATCGATATTGCCGGAAAACCAATGCTTGCGTGGTCGGTCGAAACGTTCGCGGCGATGCCGGAAGTCTCGACGCTCGTCGTAACGACCGAAGCCGAATTCGTTCCTTCAGTCGAGACGCTTGTGAAACGCGCGGCGTCCAAACTCGACACGCGGGTGATCGTGGGTGGTGCCGAGCGGCAAGATAGCGTTCGACTCGCGCTGGTCGCGCTCTCCGAAGGTGCGGGAACCGGACCGCAGTATGCGTTCATCCATGACGGCGCCCGTCCGATGATTCGCATCGAGGACGTTCGTCGCGGAATGGCGGTGGTTGCGCCCGGCGTTGGTGCGTTGCTCGCGATCCCGGTCGTCGACACCATCAAGCAAGTCAATGGTTCGCGAAAGGTTACCGGCACGCTCGATCGGGCCAAACTGTGGGCAGCGCAGACGCCGCAATTCGGAATGCTCGATGACCTGCTGCGCGTGCACCGGGCTGCCCAGACGCAGGGAATTCGTGTCACCGACGACGCAGCGTTGCTCGAAGATGCCGGACTGGCCGTGATTGTCGTCGAGGGGAACGCGGAGAATTTCAAGGTAACCGTGCCGGCCGATCTTGCGCGTGCCGAGCTAATCTTGCGTGAGCGGGCCGCAGTCTAATGCGCATCGGCCACGGTTTTGACGCTCACCGGCTCGAAGCGGGGCGCAAGTTCGTTGTGGGCGGCGTCCAGATCGCACACGATCGAGGACCCGCCGGTCATTCGGATGGCGATGCACTGGCGCATGCGATTTCGGATGCGATCCTCGGCGCGTGCGCGCTCGGTGATTTGGGGACGCATTTCCCTTCCAGCGACGAACGCTGGCGCGACGCGGATTCGATGTATCTGCTGGCGGCGTGCGTCCAGATGGCCGCGGAAGCGGGATATCAGGTGAGCAATCTGGATGCCACCGTCATCGTGCAGCGGCCGGTGCTCGCGCCGCACATTGCTGCAATTCGTGCCTCCCTCGCAACCGTGCTCGGCATTGAGCTCGCGAGCGTGAGCATCAAAGCAAAGACGACCGACGGCATGGGATTCACGGGCGATGGGAGCGGAATTGCCGTGCACGCGGTCGCATTGATCGAGAGACGATGACTCGGCTCGACTACGACGTTCCGCAACGCGTCCGCTATGCACCCTCGCCGACCGGAGGCTTGCATGTCGGGAATGCGCGCACCGCGCTGTTCAATTACCTGCTCGCGCGCCGTACACGCGGTGCGTTCATCGTGCGCATCGAGGATACCGATGCGAGCCGCAACCGCACGGAGACGGAAGCGCCGCATCTCGAAGCGCTTCACTGGCTCGGACTAAGCTGGGACGAAGGCCCAGACGTCGGCGGAAAGTACGGTCCGTACCGTCAATCGGAACGCGCCGAAATCTATCGTGGGTTTGCGCAGCGCTTGCGTGAGGCCGGCCTCGCATATGAAAATGAAGGCGCATTGCGGTTTCGCATCCCGCCAGGCAAGACGAGCATCGATGATCTGGTGAAAGGAACGGTCGTTTTCGAGAACGCTTTGATCCCCGATCCGGTAATCGTCAAAACTGCCGGCGGTCCGACGTATAATTTCGCCGCGTCGGTCGACGACGCGCTGATGGAGATCGATGTCGTCGTGCGCGGGGACGAGCATCTTCCAAACACCCCGGTGCAAATGCGGATTCTCGAAGCACTCGATTTGCGAGCGCCACGCTACGCACATGTGCCGTTGATCCTCAACGAGCAGCACCAAAAGCTTTCGAAGCGTCACGATACCGTGAGTATCGAGGAGTTTCGCGAGATCGGTATTCAGCCGGGTGCCATGGTCGATCATCTCGCGCTTCTAGGATGGTCCGCGCCTGACGGACGTGAGGACTTGACGCTCGATGAGCTCGCAAAAGTCTTCTCACTCGAACGCGTGCAGCACGCGGGCGCGATCTTCAACGAAGGAAGGTTGCTGGCGTTCAATCAGCGCGCGTTGCGGAAGCTGCCGCGCGAGCGTCTGACCGTGCTACTGACGGAGTCGATGCAACAGTGGGGATACCGGCAAACGCCTGAGTGGATCGGCTTGTTCATCGACGCATACGGCGAAGAGCTGCAAACGATCGCGCAAGCGCGTCCATTCGTGACCGACCTCTGTGTAGACTCGATCGAGCTGCCATCCGAAGAGCGCGGTCTTTTCGAGGACCCCAGCGTCCGGCGCTTGCTGGCGGCGATTGCGGGCGAACCGGACGCGCGCAGCATCCCACGGCTTTCCGAGCAGTTCGGCGTCGAGAAGAAGCGAGCGTATCACGCGGTCCGCCTCGCGCTGACCGGGCACGCAAAGGGCGCGCCACTCGCGCTCGTCTTCCCGCTTCTCGGTGAAGCGCGCATCCGCGCGCGCATCGACGCGGCCGGCGCTTCCGGCAACCGTGACGCGGCAAATGCGCGTTAGTAGGTAATCGATGACGAGACCTTGGGAAACGTTCCTCGCCGATCTCCGGGCGCCGCTCGAGCGCGACCCGGCAGCCGACGGCATTCTGGACATCGTGCTGTCGTATCCAGGCTTCCACGCGATCACCGCGCACCGTGCGCTTCACGCGATGTACAAAGCGGGCGTGCCGGTCCTGCCGCGATTTCTCGCGCACATCGTACGCTTTGCAACCGGAATCGAGATTCATCCGGGAGCGATGATCGGCGAGGGGTTTTTCATCGATCATGGGATGGGCGTCGTGATCGGCGCTACGACGATCATTGGGCGGAACGTCACGTTGTATCAGGGCGTAACATTAGGCGGTACGTCGCTCAAACCCGGAAAACGGCATCCGACATTACTCGACAACGTCGTCGTCGGCGTCGGTGCAGCGATCCTGGGTGACATCCTCGTCGGCGAGAATGCGCACGTCGGTGCAGGCTCCGTCGTCGTCAAAGACGTTCCGCCGGGCGCAACGGTCGTCGGCATCCCGGGCCGGATCGTTTCGAAAGACGGAAAACCCGCGCCGGAAGCGGCCGAAGCCGAACCCACGTCGCGCGCACAAGTGCAAATGCCCGATCCGACGGCGACGATGATCGCGCGCCTCGAAGCTCGGATTCGCACGCTCGAGGAGCGCCTGCGCATCGCGCAGGCCGCAGCCGAGACGGTCGCAACCGAGACCGAAGTCGAAATCGAGCCTGACAGTCTGGATGCTGCGGCTCTATAACACTCGCTCGCGCCGGGTCGAAGAATTTGCGCCGGTGCGCGAGGGCGAGGTTCGGATATACGTCTGTGGATTGACGCCCTCGGGTGAACCGCACCTCGGTCACGCGCGCTCGTTTTTATTCTTCGACGTCTTTCGGCGCTATTTGCGGCACCTCGGTTACAAAGTTACCTACGTGCAAAACGTAACCGATATCGACGACCGCTCGATCGAGGCGTCACGTCAAGAAGGCCGCCCATGGCATGAAATCATCGAGCGGTATTACTCGAGCTTCAAACGCTCGATGCGGCGCCTGGGCGTCGCAGAACCCGACGTCGAACCGCGCGCGACGGAATATATTCCACAGATCCTGAAGATGATCGAGGAATTGGTTGGAACCGGCCATGCGTACGCGAGCGAGGACGGCGTCTACTTCCGCGTCGCATCGTTTCCGGCGTACGGCAAACTCTCCGGCGAAAACCCCGACGAGCTGATGATCGGCGCGCGTATTCGCGAGAACGAGAAGAAGCAGAACCCGCTTGATTTCGCGCTATGGAAATTTGAGAAACCGGGCGAGCCGTCGTGGCCCTCGAGTTTCGGTCCGGGCCGGCCCGGATGGCACATCGAGTGCTCGGCGATGGCACACGATCTGCTCGGCGAGCCGTTTGACATTCACGGCGGCGGCGCGGATCTGATCTTCCCGCATCACGAGAACGAAATCGCGCAAAGTGAATCGATCCTGCCGCCGCCGATGGTGAATGTCTGGATGCATGGCGGGCTGCTCACCTTCGAGCAGCGTAAGATGTCGAAATCACTCGGCAACTACGAGCCGCTTTACGAGCTGCTCGATCGTGCCGATACGCAAGCGATTCGACTCCTGTTTTTGCAGACGGGATATCGCAAGCGCATGAATTTCACGGAAGATTCGTTCAGCGGGGCGACCGTCGCAGTCAACAAGCTGCGAAAGGCCTGGCGTACTCTGACGAGCGGCACATCCGTCGATTTCGAGACGCACGCCGAACATGACGGCATCGTCACGCGTATCGAGGAAGCGCTGGCTGACGATATGAATACGGCAGCGGCCCTCGCAGTCGTTTTCGAGACGGTGAATCGCGCCGAAGAATACGTCCAGCGCGGCGAAGCGCTCGATGCGGCACGTGCGCTCGGATACGCGCTGACGCTGCTGGGACTGGCTCCGGATGAGCGTTGGCTCACGGAACCCGTGATCGAAGTCGACATCGACGCCAAAGCGGAGCGGTTGCGCGAGAGCTTGGAGGCGGTCGTTGGTTTCGACGGCGATAGCGGCGAGCGAATCATCGCGCACGCAATAGCTGCGCGCGATGAAGCCCGTCGCAACAGAAATTTCGCGCTCGCCGATCAGATTCGCGATGCGCTTGTCGCCGAACGCATCGAGCTGCGCGATACGCGCGAAGGAACGACGACCTGGACCCTCGCCGGCGAGTAAATCGCCGCAACGTCGTCGATCTCGACGGCATCGTCTACGGCGTTCACGCCGTTTCGGAAGCGCTCGCAGGCGGTGAGAAGCTGTTGCGCATTCATATCGGCGATGTACGGCGGCGCGATCCGGCGCTCCGCGAGCTGCTCGCGGCCGCAACCGATGCGGCTATTCCGGTGCGCTTTGAAGGCCGCGGATTCTTCGCGCAGTTTCCCTACAAAGCGCATCAGAGCGTCGTCGCATTCACGGCACCCTTCGACTACGTCACCCTCGAAGACGTGCTCGAGCGGCGAAAGCGCCGCGCGGCGTCGCCGGCACTCATCGTCGTCCTCGACCACATCACCGATCCGCACAATCTGGGCGCGATCATCCGGACTGCGGAGGCGGTCGCGGCGGACGCCGTTGTCGTACCCGAGCGCCGGAGCGCCGGCGTCAATGCGACCGTGCGCAAAGCCGCCGCCGGCGCCACGGCTTACGTTCCGATTGTCCGGGTGGCGAACGTGGCGCAATCGCTGCGCAGTCTTAAAAACGCCGGACTCTGGATCGCCGGGGCCGATCTCTCGGAGCAGGCGGTTCCCTACGATCAGGCTGACCTGCGGGCAGACCTGGCGCTCGTCATCGGTGCCGAGGGGGCCGGCATCTCGCCGGTCGTTCGCAAGGAGTGCGACTGGGTGCTGGGCATCCCGATGGCGGGCCGGATTGCCTCTTTGAATGCATCCGTGGCCGCGGCTGTGCTACTCTTCGAGGTACGCCGTCAACGGGCAGCTTGTTGACTGCTTAGGGAGGACCTCCCTATACTCATCAGGATGTGCCCGGTTCGACAAGCCGCGGCTTGCGATTTCGGCACGTCGTTCTTTCCTGAGGTAAATAAGAAGAAATGGCGCTCACGCAGCCGTCCGAGGGAACGCTCGATTATCACGAGCGGCCGGACGAGGACCTTGTCGCTATCGCGAAATCAGGCGACAACCTCGCAATGGAGTTCTTGCTCAACAAATATAAGAACTTCGTGCGCATCAAAGCGAAGAGTTATTTTCTCATCGGCGCCGACCGCGAAGACATTATCCAAGAAGGGATGATCGGACTCTACAAAGCGGTTCGCGACTTCAAGGCCGACAAGCTTTCGAGCTTTCGTGCGTTTGCCGAGTTGTGCATTACACGTCAGATCATCACGGCCATCAAGACCGCGACGCGGCAGAAGCACATTCCGCTCAATCAATATATCTCGCTGAATAAGCCGATCTATGATGAAGACAGCGAGCGCACGCTGCTCGACGTCATGGCTTCACAGAAAACGAGCGATCCTGAAGAGCTCGTCATCAACCAAGAAGTCTCTGAAGATATCAAAGAACGTATCCAAGAGAATCTCTCGGATCTTGAATCGCAAGTTTTGCTCAGTTACCTCGAGGGCAAGAGCTATCAGGAAATGGCGCGCGATTTAAATCGTCACGTGAAATCGATCGACAATGCGTTGCAACGCGTCAAGCGCAAGATCGAGAAGAATCTCTCCGAGATCGAGCTTCCGTAAAGTCAAAGAGCGCCCGTCATGGGCGCTCTTTCTTATTTTCGGATTTGCGTTCACGCTTTTCTTCGATTTCGTCGACCTCTTCGTCCACATTCTCCCGCGCTTGTTCCAACAAGGGATCGTCGTCTTCGTCGAGCTCGAGATCGGGCGCTAAGAAGAGCCCGCGGTTCATTTGTTTGGCAACGCTGTCGTTATCCACGATGTACCTCGCTCACAAAGTAAGGTTCGCGCGACATCGGGTGCTCGCCTCGGCGGCCGAGGGAGGGCCCCGCGGGTGAGCCGAACGGCTGGAACATGAGCGTCGTTTCCAGCGTCGAGCTCGCGCATCGTCTTGCCAGCGAGTTAATCGCTACGCGTAAGGTCGAGGCCGTCCGCGTGTGGCTCTCCGAGGAACAGTTCGTCATACCCGCTGCCGAGAGCCCCGAGGGTTGGTTTGACGGCAAGGGCCTTTCCAGCGAAGAAGCGCGCGACCTCATTTTCAGCGTCTCGCCCCTGCGTTTCGACAGTGGATTCCCCCTTGGGCTCAGCGAGCTGCGCTACGGTTACGTCGAGATTCCGAACGTCGATTCGCTCTCGGCCGACGCACGCAAGTTAATCGAAAAGCGCGTTCGCGCCGCGGGGGCCGCAATGTCGACCGCCAGCACGCTTGCGCAGGCCGAGTCAGCCGGACGAGGCCGCGTTCTCGTGGTCGACGACGACGAAGCGCTTCGGACCTTGCTCCGCAAGCTGCTCGAACGTGAGCGGTTCGAGATCAGCGAAGCGTCGAACGGACAAGAAGCGATTGAAGCCGCCGGCCGTATTCAGCCGGATTTGATCCTGATGGATTGGATCATGCCCGTCATGGACGGTGAAGAGGCAACGGAAACCCTGCGCAAAGAGCATCTAACCGCGCACATACCGGTCGTCATGCTGACGCATCGTTCGCGCCCGCAAGACAAGCTCGAGGCGTTGCACGCCGGGGTGCAAGACTTCGTTTCAAAGCCGTTCGATTTTCGAAGTCTGGTTCAAACGATCGACACGCAGCTGCGCTGGCGCCGGCTGCTCTCGCCACACGTAGGAAGCGCCGCGATTTTCGGCGGCCTGCCAACGTCCGCCCGTGAACCCCGCGGGGCGATGCTCGATTCGCTCATGAAGCTCATCCGTTCCGGCGAGCCGGAGGCCGCGATGGAGCGCGCAATCGCGGAAGCCGAGCGATTCGAAGAGCAACGCGCACACGATCGGGCCGGCGCAGCCTATAAGATCGCGGCCGATGCCGCCGAGGCACTCAATCACGACGACTTGGCAAAACGGCTGCTTCGCCTGAGTGGACGGGCATATTTGAATTGGGCCCAAACCGCGCCCAAGGCTGAGGACAGCCAACGCGGCTATACGCTTTCGGTCCGGCGCTTCATGGAAGCCGGGAACCTCAAGCCGGGCGAAGACCTAGGGAAGGTGCCATGATCAACGAGGCGACGATCGCCGGGATTACGGTCGCCGGTCAACCGAAAGATGCTGAGTTGGCTGAGCTTCCGGCCCAAGGGTACGGGACCGTCATCAATGTCCGGATGCCCGAGGAGCAAGAAGAACCCGAGGGGCCAAAAGTCGAGGCGCTGGGGATGCGCTACGTCTCGGTCCCGTATACGGGCCAGACGATGAGCCGGGAGGACGTCCACAAGATCCGGGAGGCGATCGAAAGTGCCCCGCCCGGCTCAAAAACGCTGACGCATTGAGCAGGTGGGACACGAATCGCGGTCGCGATTGGCATAATAGAGGCAGAGAAAAAAGGACAAGGGGCAGAAGCTGCTACAAAACTCGTAACTAACGCAGGCTTCCAGATAGCGGGGACCCCTTATGAAACGTTCATCCGAAAATACTTCGCTAGCTAACCTTGGTGGCGTAGGCGCACTTCCGGGCTAAAGCCCGCCCCAGGTGACACCCGGCTCCCGTTGACGGGGTTGTAAGGGGCCGGTATACTATTTGTCTATGCCCCTCGGCCGCTGAACGCGTACGAACGAACAGGCGAAGACGAGCTCGGGTTCTTTTTATTTCCCCGAGACGTTTTGCGCCTGATTCTGTGCGCCTCTGAGCTCCGAAGCGCTACAATCGGTGCGGGCTGCATCCCGCGGGAGTAAAATTGAATCTTCTCGACGTCAACAATTTCGACGCAATGCGGATCGGGCTTGCCAGTCCCGAGCAAATCCGCGCCTGGTCGTTCGGTGAGGTAAAGAAGCCCGAAACGATCAACTACCGGACGCTCAAACCCGAGCGCGACGGCCTATTCTGCGAAAAGATTTTCGGGCCGACTAAAGATTGGGAATGCCACTGCGGTAAATATAAGCGCATCCGCTTCAAGGGCATGATCTGCGATCGC
Above is a genomic segment from Candidatus Baltobacteraceae bacterium containing:
- the cysE gene encoding serine O-acetyltransferase, translating into MTRPWETFLADLRAPLERDPAADGILDIVLSYPGFHAITAHRALHAMYKAGVPVLPRFLAHIVRFATGIEIHPGAMIGEGFFIDHGMGVVIGATTIIGRNVTLYQGVTLGGTSLKPGKRHPTLLDNVVVGVGAAILGDILVGENAHVGAGSVVVKDVPPGATVVGIPGRIVSKDGKPAPEAAEAEPTSRAQVQMPDPTATMIARLEARIRTLEERLRIAQAAAETVATETEVEIEPDSLDAAAL
- a CDS encoding glutamate--tRNA ligase family protein translates to MTRLDYDVPQRVRYAPSPTGGLHVGNARTALFNYLLARRTRGAFIVRIEDTDASRNRTETEAPHLEALHWLGLSWDEGPDVGGKYGPYRQSERAEIYRGFAQRLREAGLAYENEGALRFRIPPGKTSIDDLVKGTVVFENALIPDPVIVKTAGGPTYNFAASVDDALMEIDVVVRGDEHLPNTPVQMRILEALDLRAPRYAHVPLILNEQHQKLSKRHDTVSIEEFREIGIQPGAMVDHLALLGWSAPDGREDLTLDELAKVFSLERVQHAGAIFNEGRLLAFNQRALRKLPRERLTVLLTESMQQWGYRQTPEWIGLFIDAYGEELQTIAQARPFVTDLCVDSIELPSEERGLFEDPSVRRLLAAIAGEPDARSIPRLSEQFGVEKKRAYHAVRLALTGHAKGAPLALVFPLLGEARIRARIDAAGASGNRDAANAR
- the hemW gene encoding radical SAM family heme chaperone HemW, with the translated sequence MASIYVHLPFCPYICPYCDFAKWPYRRSSAERYLSGLHAEIASAPPVVASTLFFGGGTPNTIAPEALVELIRALSARFGLAADAEITLEANPDPDLCEALLDYRRAGVNRLSIGAQSFESAELRTLGRQHSPQDVTTVVQRARNAGFDNLSLDLMFAVPGQTLESWKRSVNAALALEPQHISTYALTIEPSTPYEEWQKRQPEAFVGNDLEAEQYRYAIDRLVQAGFGHYEVSNFARSGFRCRHNQNYWLNGEYLGLGVGAASYLEGTRSVHTRDLEEYVRAALSGDPIPGSSERLAGAAQIGEAAMLALRTYEGVDLSRFRERYGIDFLSSYQRSIRDLEGAGMLEITPTHVRLTDAGKFVANDVCAEFIA
- a CDS encoding PIN domain-containing protein; amino-acid sequence: MSAQSSSRKPEADVAGALLRVLFAIAFATAGFLLGRELYDRTLSLHVAGARLQLTLLIVSPVVGALAGVLLTPYAQVFFESALSATERSIERRAPSEIAGGVVGLIAGLIIAFLIKSILFDYIRFVGQAGIYVAAVLYLIVSIFAAYLGARVGAKQRVGLGGADGAKAVQKFPAKIIDTSVIVDGRITEIVESGFLDPPYIVPRFVLHEIQLIADSTDGMKRSRGRRALDVLSKLQEIVPIEISEIDYPEVVGVDAKLVRMARETGGRLVTNDYNLNRVAHVEGVAVLNINELANAVKPIVLPGEEMHVAILREGKESQQGVGYLDDGTMIVVENGRRLIGESADVVVTSVLQTVAGRMIFAKTKR
- a CDS encoding DegV family protein is translated as MRVAVVTDSTADLEPEAAAHLGIDVVPLFVNFGESSFRDEIDITRDEFYARLGAGDVLPTTTQASTASYAECFARLADAGREIVCVSISSALSGTINAAYAAAKDVSSAVIHIVDSRTVSAGLMLLVRTAAELAAEGKTGTEIVRKIEELRARQRLFAAIPDLSHAVRTGRVSKGMAMLGGIMKLSPVITLDENGKIAEFARVRTFERALETLVEATVVHVASAAGARIAIVHSRAFRTAEALRDRLLAKLTTRPARLEIVETGPAIAVHAGIGAAGIFSVF
- the ispD gene encoding 2-C-methyl-D-erythritol 4-phosphate cytidylyltransferase, with product MSWGAVIVAAGSGQRFGQPKQLIDIAGKPMLAWSVETFAAMPEVSTLVVTTEAEFVPSVETLVKRAASKLDTRVIVGGAERQDSVRLALVALSEGAGTGPQYAFIHDGARPMIRIEDVRRGMAVVAPGVGALLAIPVVDTIKQVNGSRKVTGTLDRAKLWAAQTPQFGMLDDLLRVHRAAQTQGIRVTDDAALLEDAGLAVIVVEGNAENFKVTVPADLARAELILRERAAV
- the ispF gene encoding 2-C-methyl-D-erythritol 2,4-cyclodiphosphate synthase → MRIGHGFDAHRLEAGRKFVVGGVQIAHDRGPAGHSDGDALAHAISDAILGACALGDLGTHFPSSDERWRDADSMYLLAACVQMAAEAGYQVSNLDATVIVQRPVLAPHIAAIRASLATVLGIELASVSIKAKTTDGMGFTGDGSGIAVHAVALIERR
- the plsX gene encoding phosphate acyltransferase PlsX encodes the protein MGSERRSTWWHLNGKDRPVIAVDAMGGDNAPREIVAGAIAAYRDGFARVVLVGDKERIRPFYTGISEDEIPIVHAPEVIPMDVAPSQAIRGAEHTSLGAAVELVRDDKADAIVSAGSSGAFLAIALIRLRTITGIARPAIGTILPTPIQPVVLIDAGANVDCKPEWLMQFGIMGSAYAQAVLGVKKPRVAIVSIGEERGKGNAQVLEAAELLESAPINFIGNAEGRDVFSGRADVLVTDGFVGNVMLKLAEAESIALQGAIRDALLSSGPDVQLGALLTRRAFTRLKRTLHYETYGGAPLLGLRGNCIVAHGRSSRIAIRNAIRVAATEVHEDVVGKIASLVAPLVQAARA